In Methanobrevibacter sp., the genomic stretch CATTATTTTAATGGATATTAAATTAAAGGATAACATAAGTGGTAGTGAAGTTGCAAATAAAATTGCTCCTTTAAATATACCGGTTATTTACCTAACAGGATACATAGATTCAGATACTTTTGAAAAATCTAATGTGGAATGCTTATATCAATATGTTACAAAACCCTACGACATTAACAGATTAAATCAAATAATTAAAATCACATTAAAAAGAACTAAGGTCATATAATGCATTTTTTCCCTGATGAATACATAATTAGCTTATACATTTTTTAACAATAAAAGAATAATTAACTAATCATCATTATTCTTTTTAATCATCTCTTCGACCTC encodes the following:
- a CDS encoding response regulator, with translation MNEKILIVEDDAITALDLKYNLEELGYEIIGILDKGQDAIDLVFKTTPDIILMDIKLKDNISGSEVANKIAPLNIPVIYLTGYIDSDTFEKSNVECLYQYVTKPYDINRLNQIIKITLKRTKVI